The Limnochorda sp. LNt genome includes a region encoding these proteins:
- a CDS encoding HutP family protein produces the protein MAGISESREVAQAALRMATSRDYAEESRLKTELKRQGILAAAVDFGGPFAQAIPQIVERCVVAAKREGLIVPLHSEEGAVAGAAHEAAMGLALKAMGLSVGGKAGLARRGEHVVVALFVAIGLGHLDDIAASLGHRALAHRPTPARGGGARDDAADAAGR, from the coding sequence ATGGCCGGCATCAGCGAGAGCCGGGAGGTCGCCCAGGCGGCCTTGCGCATGGCCACCTCCCGTGACTATGCCGAGGAGTCCAGGCTCAAGACCGAGCTCAAGCGCCAGGGCATCCTGGCGGCCGCGGTGGACTTCGGCGGCCCGTTCGCGCAGGCGATCCCGCAGATCGTCGAGCGGTGCGTCGTCGCGGCCAAGCGCGAGGGTCTGATCGTGCCCTTGCACAGCGAGGAGGGGGCGGTGGCGGGCGCCGCGCACGAGGCGGCCATGGGCCTGGCCCTCAAGGCGATGGGCCTCAGCGTCGGCGGCAAGGCCGGGCTGGCGCGGCGCGGCGAGCACGTGGTGGTGGCCCTCTTCGTCGCCATCGGCCTCGGGCACCTGGACGACATCGCGGCCAGTCTGGGGCACCGGGCCCTGGCGCACCGTCCGACGCCGGCCCGAGGGGGAGGCGCACGCGACGATGCAGCCGACGCAGCGGGTCGTTAA
- the aroA gene encoding 3-phosphoshikimate 1-carboxyvinyltransferase — MGEIEAEQGMWQVRPTTGLGGEARVPPDKSISHRAAMMGAIAEGTTVIDRYLEAADTLATLESLRAFGVEIDGPDGQGRVVVRGRPASRGGLAEPERPVDAGNSGTTLRLLMGLAAAHPIFWVATGDASLRRRPMGRVIEPLSRMGARIWARQGDRAPLAMRGGPLRAIAWRGPVASAQVKSAVLLAGVQARGVTRVDEPALSRDHTERMLPLFGVRLFAGPGWVELEGPQTLQGCHLTVPGDPSSAAFLWVAAAMHPGSRVRVSGVSLNPTRVEVLRVLSEMGAQVQVEPASPPSAPEPWGDVTVVGPERLRPFRIAGRRVPLLIDELPVLAVAALRAQGTSLIQEASELRVKESDRIEALARGLAALGAQVEALPDGLRIEGPQRFPGGVADSCGDHRLAMSLAVAALAGDGPSVVKGSRCARISFPGFAEVLDLLARAGGGRIEEAA, encoded by the coding sequence TTGGGCGAGATAGAGGCCGAGCAGGGCATGTGGCAGGTCCGGCCGACCACGGGCCTCGGGGGCGAGGCTCGCGTGCCGCCCGACAAGTCCATCTCCCACCGGGCCGCGATGATGGGCGCCATCGCCGAGGGCACCACGGTCATCGACCGCTACCTCGAGGCCGCCGACACGCTGGCGACGCTCGAGAGCCTGCGGGCCTTCGGGGTGGAGATCGACGGGCCGGACGGCCAGGGCCGGGTCGTGGTGCGGGGCCGGCCCGCGAGCCGAGGGGGCCTGGCCGAGCCGGAGCGCCCGGTGGATGCGGGCAACTCGGGCACCACGCTGCGCCTCCTGATGGGGCTGGCGGCTGCACACCCCATCTTCTGGGTGGCCACCGGCGACGCCTCGTTGCGGCGACGCCCCATGGGGCGGGTCATCGAGCCCCTGAGCCGCATGGGGGCGCGCATCTGGGCGCGGCAGGGCGATCGGGCGCCACTGGCCATGCGGGGCGGGCCCCTGCGCGCCATCGCCTGGAGGGGCCCGGTCGCCAGCGCCCAGGTCAAGTCGGCCGTGCTGCTGGCCGGGGTGCAGGCCCGGGGCGTCACCCGCGTCGACGAGCCGGCCCTCAGCCGGGATCACACGGAGCGGATGCTGCCCCTCTTCGGCGTCCGGCTGTTCGCGGGGCCCGGGTGGGTCGAGCTCGAGGGGCCCCAGACCCTGCAGGGGTGCCATCTGACGGTGCCGGGGGATCCGTCGTCGGCAGCTTTCTTGTGGGTGGCGGCGGCCATGCATCCGGGCTCCCGGGTGCGGGTCTCGGGCGTCAGCCTCAACCCCACGCGGGTCGAGGTGCTGCGGGTGCTCTCGGAGATGGGGGCGCAGGTGCAGGTGGAGCCCGCCTCGCCGCCGTCGGCGCCCGAACCGTGGGGTGACGTCACCGTGGTCGGCCCCGAGCGGCTGCGTCCCTTCCGGATCGCCGGCCGCCGCGTGCCGCTGCTCATCGACGAGCTGCCGGTACTGGCGGTGGCGGCCCTGCGGGCGCAAGGCACCTCGCTCATCCAGGAGGCGTCCGAGCTGCGGGTCAAGGAGTCGGACCGGATCGAGGCGCTGGCCCGCGGCCTTGCGGCGCTGGGGGCCCAGGTCGAGGCGCTGCCGGACGGGTTGCGCATCGAGGGTCCCCAGCGCTTCCCCGGGGGCGTGGCCGACTCCTGCGGGGATCACCGGCTGGCCATGTCGCTGGCGGTGGCGGCCCTGGCAGGAGACGGGCCTTCGGTGGTGAAGGGCTCCCGTTGCGCCCGGATCTCGTTTCCCGGCTTCGCGGAGGTCCTGGACCTGCTCGCGCGGGCGGGGGGCGGGCGTATCGAGGAGGCAGCGTAG
- a CDS encoding lysophospholipid acyltransferase family protein → MTFYRIVQRIVRPILCGYFRVRVVGIERLPRSGPVLLALNHLSMLDPILVGAVMPRPICFMAKEELFRYPLLGQVLRWVGAFPVRRGEPDREAIQHALRCLREGRVVGIFPEGTRSLDGRLLELHGGTALLALKSGAPILPAAITGTERAMPKGTWWPRRVAVEIRIGQLLPVEPGPATATKARVASTSRRLADSLSELLGQTLVQQPGGSGLA, encoded by the coding sequence GTGACGTTCTATCGCATCGTCCAGCGGATCGTGAGGCCCATCCTGTGCGGCTACTTCCGGGTGCGGGTGGTGGGCATCGAGCGGCTGCCCAGGAGCGGGCCCGTGCTGCTGGCCCTCAACCACTTGAGCATGCTCGATCCCATTTTGGTGGGGGCGGTCATGCCGCGCCCCATCTGCTTCATGGCCAAGGAGGAGCTCTTCCGCTACCCGCTGTTAGGGCAGGTGCTGCGCTGGGTGGGCGCCTTTCCGGTACGCCGGGGAGAGCCGGACCGGGAGGCCATCCAGCACGCGTTGCGGTGCCTGCGGGAGGGGCGGGTGGTCGGCATCTTCCCCGAGGGCACGCGCAGCCTGGACGGCCGGCTGCTGGAGCTGCACGGGGGCACGGCGCTGCTGGCTCTCAAGAGCGGGGCGCCCATCCTGCCGGCGGCCATCACGGGTACCGAGCGGGCCATGCCCAAGGGCACCTGGTGGCCCCGACGGGTGGCCGTCGAGATCCGGATCGGCCAGCTGCTGCCCGTGGAGCCGGGACCTGCAACCGCCACCAAGGCCCGGGTGGCCTCCACCAGCCGGCGGCTGGCCGACAGCCTCAGCGAGCTGCTGGGGCAGACGCTGGTACAGCAGCCGGGTGGATCCGGGCTGGCTTGA
- the cmk gene encoding (d)CMP kinase, whose translation MSHHRPGCRREWIAVDGPAGAGKSTLARALARALGFRYVDTGAMYRAAALAALRAGLLAHEPIDADAVVRLVKRLDIRIGTEPEGDRPAPVYLDGEDVSEAVRSLEVGQAASAIARLAGVRRILAGLQRRLAEAGPCVMEGRDIGTVILPEACVKLYVTASLEERARRRARELAADVPGAGDPGGSEAGVEAVMRELARRDRQDSSRETAPLMVAPDAVTLDTTGQDLASVLQRALAICRERLGGGP comes from the coding sequence ATGTCCCACCATCGGCCCGGGTGCCGGCGGGAGTGGATCGCCGTCGACGGACCCGCCGGCGCAGGCAAGAGCACCCTGGCCCGCGCCCTGGCCAGGGCGCTCGGCTTTCGGTACGTCGACACCGGCGCCATGTACCGGGCGGCCGCGCTGGCGGCGTTGCGAGCGGGGCTGCTGGCGCACGAGCCCATCGACGCCGACGCCGTCGTCCGTCTGGTAAAGCGGCTCGACATCCGCATCGGCACGGAGCCGGAGGGGGACCGCCCGGCTCCGGTCTATCTGGACGGCGAGGACGTCAGCGAGGCGGTGCGCTCCCTGGAAGTGGGGCAGGCGGCCTCCGCCATCGCACGGCTGGCCGGGGTGCGTCGCATCCTGGCCGGTCTCCAGCGGCGCCTGGCCGAGGCCGGCCCCTGCGTCATGGAAGGGCGCGACATCGGCACCGTCATCCTGCCCGAGGCCTGCGTCAAGCTGTACGTCACCGCATCCCTCGAGGAGCGAGCCCGCCGCAGGGCCCGCGAGCTGGCGGCCGACGTCCCGGGCGCCGGGGACCCGGGAGGCAGCGAGGCGGGGGTCGAGGCGGTCATGCGGGAGCTGGCGCGGAGGGACCGGCAGGACAGCTCCCGGGAGACCGCCCCCTTGATGGTGGCGCCCGACGCGGTTACCCTGGACACGACAGGCCAGGATCTGGCCTCGGTCCTCCAGCGCGCCCTCGCGATCTGTCGCGAGCGTCTCGGAGGTGGCCCGTGA
- a CDS encoding pseudouridine synthase has product MGERVRLHKWLAQAGVASRRASEALIRQGRVAVNGQTVTAMGWSIDPGRDRVTVDGRPVAPPPGAGEMVYILLHKPRGLVSTARDERGRPTVVDWVRSRGGPGVRLFPVGRLDLDSEGLLLLTNDGELAYALTHPSRQVPKTYRVTVRGAITDEALQRLRQGVELEDGRARASSLRLIRRSPDGGELAITLHEGRKRQVRRMCQSVGLAVRRLVRVRLGPLDLGTLAPGQWRHLGPDEVARLRRASGAREPFTAPGGRGSIPPKTQDGRTAGDGEPGARDWPGRRPQAR; this is encoded by the coding sequence ATGGGCGAGCGGGTGCGCCTGCACAAGTGGCTGGCACAGGCCGGCGTCGCCTCCCGCCGGGCGAGCGAGGCCCTCATCCGGCAGGGCCGCGTGGCCGTCAACGGGCAGACGGTGACGGCCATGGGGTGGAGCATCGACCCCGGCCGGGACCGGGTCACGGTGGACGGCCGACCGGTCGCGCCACCCCCTGGGGCCGGTGAGATGGTCTACATCCTGCTCCACAAGCCCAGGGGCCTGGTCAGCACCGCCCGCGACGAGCGCGGCCGCCCCACGGTGGTCGACTGGGTGCGCAGCCGGGGCGGCCCCGGGGTACGGCTCTTCCCGGTGGGACGCCTCGACCTCGACTCCGAGGGGCTGCTGCTGCTGACCAACGACGGCGAGCTGGCCTACGCGCTGACGCACCCCTCGCGCCAGGTGCCCAAGACCTACCGCGTCACGGTGCGGGGCGCCATCACCGACGAGGCCTTGCAGCGGCTGCGCCAGGGCGTCGAGCTGGAGGACGGCCGGGCCAGGGCGTCGTCGCTGCGGCTGATCCGACGGAGCCCGGATGGCGGCGAGCTGGCCATCACCCTGCACGAGGGGCGCAAGCGCCAGGTACGCCGCATGTGCCAGTCGGTAGGGCTCGCCGTGCGTCGCCTGGTGCGGGTGCGCCTGGGACCGCTCGACCTCGGGACGCTCGCGCCCGGTCAGTGGCGGCACCTCGGACCCGACGAGGTGGCACGCCTGCGACGGGCGTCGGGTGCCAGGGAGCCCTTTACAGCCCCGGGCGGGCGTGGTAGCATACCCCCCAAGACGCAGGACGGCAGGACGGCGGGCGACGGGGAGCCCGGCGCCCGGGATTGGCCCGGTCGACGGCCGCAGGCGAGGTAG
- the aroH gene encoding chorismate mutase gives MQPTQRVVKAIRGAVCAESNTPEAIERAGRRLVEAVTRLNDLAPEDVISAIFTATPDLDAQFPAVGAREAGWGDVAILCAQEMAVPSPVRRCVRLLVHAYLPLDRPVRHAYLDEAVALRPDRAGAPDDGHAGSVPSRSSERS, from the coding sequence ATGCAGCCGACGCAGCGGGTCGTTAAGGCCATCCGGGGCGCAGTCTGCGCGGAGTCCAACACCCCCGAGGCCATCGAGCGCGCCGGCCGACGGCTGGTGGAAGCCGTCACCCGCCTCAACGACCTGGCGCCCGAGGACGTCATCAGCGCCATCTTCACGGCGACGCCGGATCTGGACGCCCAGTTTCCGGCGGTCGGCGCCCGGGAGGCGGGTTGGGGCGACGTGGCCATCCTGTGCGCACAGGAGATGGCCGTGCCGTCGCCCGTCCGCCGGTGCGTGCGGCTGCTGGTGCACGCCTACCTGCCCCTGGACCGCCCCGTGCGTCACGCCTATCTCGACGAAGCGGTCGCCCTGCGGCCGGACCGGGCCGGGGCGCCCGACGACGGGCATGCCGGCTCGGTACCGAGCCGGTCCAGCGAGAGGAGTTGA
- the rpsA gene encoding 30S ribosomal protein S1: protein MPSQPASAQPEAAAELPTAAGEQAAALETVESLQETNAQDAMEQALAALTPGRVVRGRVVQVSADEVLVDVGYKGDGRIPIHELGLRSGQTPADILKVGDEIDVWVLKVDEEGGVLLSKRRADAEMTWRRLERAQQEGTILEARVTERVKGGLLVDVGVRGFVPASHVARGYVDNLEQFVGQTLRLKVVEVNRSRRNVVLSRKEVLEKEYEEAKARLFSTLKEGQVVEGVVRRLTDFGAFIDLGGGVEGLLHISEMAWSRVRHPSDVLHEGQTLKVMVLNVDRERERISLGLKQVLPNPWDTVGERYHVGDVVDGEVTRLVDFGAFVRLEDGIEGLVHISQLADHHVTKPQEVVSPGQQVRVRILSVDQAARRIGLSLREAAPKREPRQEPATSHGTAEAPTITIGELYGNLGEVLKNGGQPTRTAGRQAGSPADGAGD from the coding sequence ATGCCCTCCCAGCCGGCATCGGCGCAGCCGGAGGCGGCCGCGGAGCTGCCGACCGCGGCCGGCGAGCAGGCGGCCGCGCTCGAGACGGTCGAGTCGCTCCAGGAGACCAACGCCCAGGATGCCATGGAGCAGGCGCTGGCCGCGTTGACGCCCGGGCGCGTCGTGCGGGGCCGGGTGGTCCAGGTCTCCGCCGACGAGGTGCTCGTCGACGTCGGCTACAAGGGCGACGGGCGCATCCCCATCCACGAGCTGGGGCTGCGATCCGGCCAGACGCCCGCCGACATCCTCAAGGTCGGCGACGAGATCGACGTCTGGGTGTTGAAGGTGGACGAGGAGGGAGGCGTCCTCCTTTCCAAGCGCCGCGCCGATGCGGAGATGACGTGGCGCCGCCTGGAGCGGGCCCAGCAGGAGGGGACCATCCTCGAGGCGCGGGTGACCGAGCGGGTGAAGGGCGGGCTGCTGGTCGACGTCGGGGTGCGGGGCTTCGTGCCGGCCTCTCACGTGGCGCGGGGCTACGTGGACAACCTGGAGCAGTTCGTCGGGCAGACCCTCCGGTTGAAAGTGGTGGAGGTCAACCGCAGCCGCCGCAACGTGGTGCTCTCCCGCAAGGAGGTCCTGGAGAAGGAGTACGAGGAGGCCAAGGCCCGGCTCTTCTCCACCCTCAAGGAGGGTCAGGTGGTGGAGGGTGTCGTGCGGCGACTCACCGACTTCGGGGCCTTCATCGACCTGGGCGGCGGTGTCGAGGGCCTGCTGCACATCTCCGAGATGGCCTGGAGCCGGGTGCGCCACCCGTCCGACGTCTTGCACGAGGGGCAGACCCTCAAGGTGATGGTGCTCAACGTCGACCGCGAGCGGGAGCGGATCTCGCTCGGCCTCAAGCAGGTGCTGCCCAACCCGTGGGACACGGTCGGCGAGCGCTACCACGTGGGCGACGTGGTCGACGGCGAGGTGACGCGGCTGGTCGACTTCGGGGCCTTCGTGCGGCTGGAGGACGGCATCGAGGGGCTCGTGCACATCTCGCAGCTGGCCGACCACCACGTCACCAAGCCCCAGGAGGTGGTCTCGCCGGGCCAGCAGGTGCGGGTGCGCATCCTGAGCGTGGATCAGGCGGCCCGGCGGATCGGCCTGTCGCTGCGGGAGGCAGCGCCCAAGCGGGAGCCGCGTCAGGAGCCGGCGACCTCCCACGGCACGGCCGAGGCGCCCACCATCACCATCGGCGAGCTGTACGGCAACCTGGGCGAGGTGCTCAAGAACGGCGGCCAGCCGACCCGGACCGCCGGGCGGCAGGCCGGCTCGCCGGCCGACGGCGCGGGCGACTGA
- a CDS encoding prephenate dehydrogenase/arogenate dehydrogenase family protein, translating to MGGHPMAGSERAGPAGADPYLFQNAIYVLTPLPETPPEAVAQVTAMVEAVGALPVRMDPWRHDLAAAAASHLPHVLASCLVQAAARWEAEGVPVLELAATGFRDATRLALGHERVWVPILMLNAPALLRALETLRHTLAELEQALATGDRARVEAILAEARGRRAGLRLPAKGYGHPTWDLVVRLEDRPGAIAAVSGALGERQINIADIEILRVREGEAGTLRLGFASEQAMRAALAVLRERGLVCWAR from the coding sequence GTGGGCGGCCACCCCATGGCGGGTTCCGAGCGGGCGGGGCCGGCGGGGGCCGATCCTTACCTTTTCCAAAACGCCATCTACGTCCTGACCCCGCTGCCCGAGACTCCGCCGGAGGCCGTCGCCCAGGTGACGGCCATGGTGGAGGCGGTGGGGGCGCTGCCGGTGCGGATGGATCCGTGGCGCCACGACCTGGCGGCGGCCGCGGCCAGCCACCTGCCGCACGTGCTGGCCTCGTGCCTGGTGCAGGCGGCGGCCCGGTGGGAGGCCGAGGGCGTGCCGGTGTTGGAGCTGGCCGCCACGGGCTTTCGTGACGCGACCCGGCTGGCGCTCGGCCACGAGCGGGTCTGGGTGCCCATCTTGATGCTCAACGCGCCGGCCCTGCTCAGGGCGCTCGAGACCCTGCGGCATACCCTGGCGGAGTTGGAGCAGGCGCTGGCGACAGGCGATCGGGCCCGGGTCGAGGCCATCCTGGCCGAGGCGCGCGGCCGCCGGGCGGGCTTGCGGCTGCCGGCCAAGGGGTACGGCCATCCCACGTGGGACCTGGTGGTGCGGCTGGAGGACCGGCCCGGCGCCATCGCCGCCGTCAGCGGCGCGCTGGGGGAGCGCCAGATCAACATCGCCGACATCGAGATCCTGCGGGTGCGGGAGGGGGAGGCGGGCACGCTGCGGCTGGGCTTCGCCTCCGAGCAGGCCATGCGAGCGGCGCTGGCCGTGCTGCGCGAACGGGGGTTGGTCTGTTGGGCGAGATAG
- the aroF gene encoding 3-deoxy-7-phosphoheptulonate synthase gives MVVVLRRDATPEQLEAVVDRLHRLGFAVHVSRGTERTIVGAIGDRRPEHIPQLEAMPGVERVVPILRPFKLASREFRPEPSLVEVGGDGVPPVVVGGSRVVVVAGPCAVESERQIDEVARAVKESGASILRAGAYKPRTSPYSFQGLEREGLELLAEVRRRVQIPVVTEVLNPRDVEVVAEHADMLQIGARNMQNFALLREVGRSDRPVLLKRGMAATVEEWLMAAEYVLSAGNSRVVLCERGIRTFETATRNTLDLSAVAVVHELSHLPVLVDPSHGTGRAAYVAPMARAAVAAGADGIMVEVHPSPDEALSDGPQQLTPEAFAQMVESLRPIAAALGRFV, from the coding sequence ATGGTCGTCGTCTTGCGCCGCGATGCCACCCCGGAGCAGCTCGAAGCGGTGGTGGACCGGCTCCATCGCCTGGGATTCGCCGTGCACGTGTCGCGAGGCACCGAGCGCACCATCGTGGGAGCCATCGGCGACCGGCGGCCGGAGCACATCCCCCAGCTCGAGGCCATGCCGGGCGTCGAGCGGGTGGTGCCCATCCTGAGGCCCTTCAAGCTGGCCTCCCGGGAGTTTCGGCCCGAGCCGAGCCTGGTGGAGGTGGGCGGCGACGGCGTGCCCCCGGTGGTGGTGGGGGGCAGCCGGGTCGTGGTCGTGGCGGGCCCCTGCGCGGTGGAGAGCGAGCGGCAGATCGACGAGGTGGCGCGGGCCGTCAAGGAGTCGGGTGCCTCCATCCTGCGGGCGGGCGCCTACAAGCCCCGCACCTCGCCCTACAGCTTCCAGGGGCTCGAGCGGGAGGGGCTGGAGCTCCTGGCCGAGGTGCGCCGGCGCGTGCAGATCCCCGTCGTGACCGAGGTGCTCAACCCCCGCGACGTCGAAGTGGTGGCCGAGCACGCCGACATGCTGCAGATCGGGGCGCGCAACATGCAGAACTTCGCCCTGCTGCGCGAGGTGGGCCGCTCCGACCGGCCCGTGCTGCTCAAGCGAGGCATGGCGGCCACGGTGGAGGAGTGGCTCATGGCGGCCGAGTACGTGCTGTCGGCGGGCAACTCGCGGGTGGTGCTGTGCGAGCGGGGCATCCGCACCTTCGAGACCGCCACCCGCAACACGCTGGATCTGAGCGCGGTCGCGGTGGTGCACGAGCTGAGCCACCTGCCGGTGCTGGTCGACCCCAGCCACGGCACGGGGCGCGCCGCCTACGTCGCCCCCATGGCCCGGGCGGCCGTGGCGGCGGGGGCCGACGGCATCATGGTGGAGGTGCATCCGTCGCCCGACGAGGCGCTCTCCGACGGGCCGCAGCAGCTGACGCCCGAGGCCTTCGCCCAGATGGTGGAGTCGCTGCGGCCCATCGCCGCTGCGCTGGGACGCTTCGTCTGA
- a CDS encoding TrkH family potassium uptake protein, whose translation MSTSRLSEEAAPAYESLWARLSRRLSATSPGRLLVVGYAGLAALGTVLLSLPVAVREPPGLRFVEALFTAASAVAVTGLTVVDVGHRLSLFGQLVVLGLVQLGGLGVMTGSTLLALLAGRRIGLRGRLLLKEELHQDYLSGVVRLLRMIAGVTLAVEAVGAALLFVAWQGALGTGQALYYGLFHAVSAFNNAGFDLWGRSLRDFAGDPLVVLTVAGLFIVGGIGFSVLAELFSWPAQRRLSLHTRVVLGTAGVLVAGSLLVVLAAEWTNPGTLGPMPWPQKLLAALFTATTPRTAGFEVVPTAMLRPVTLFVMLFLMLVGVSPGSTGGGIKTTTAAVILVGIRAALAGREELVLMGRRLPRGTFARAVALAAMAILWIAMVAGVLMTVEPLDATAILFEVVSAFGTVGLSLGITAELSDLSLLLLAITMVVGKVGPVTFAVALARRAAARAAHVRYPEERIGLG comes from the coding sequence GTGTCCACATCCCGCTTGTCGGAGGAGGCGGCGCCGGCCTACGAGAGCCTCTGGGCGAGGCTCTCCCGACGCCTGAGCGCCACCAGCCCCGGGCGGCTGCTGGTGGTGGGCTACGCGGGGCTCGCGGCCCTGGGGACGGTGCTGTTGTCGCTGCCCGTCGCGGTGCGTGAGCCGCCGGGACTGCGCTTCGTCGAAGCCCTCTTCACGGCGGCGTCGGCGGTGGCCGTGACGGGCCTGACGGTGGTCGACGTGGGTCACCGGCTCTCCCTCTTCGGCCAGCTGGTCGTGCTGGGTTTGGTGCAACTCGGTGGCCTCGGCGTGATGACAGGTTCGACGCTGCTGGCCTTGCTGGCGGGTCGCCGCATCGGCCTGCGGGGCCGCCTGTTGCTCAAGGAGGAGCTCCACCAGGATTACCTCTCCGGGGTCGTGCGCCTGCTGCGGATGATCGCGGGCGTGACGCTGGCGGTGGAGGCGGTGGGCGCCGCGCTGCTCTTCGTGGCGTGGCAGGGAGCGCTGGGCACGGGCCAGGCCCTGTACTATGGCCTCTTCCATGCCGTCTCCGCGTTCAACAACGCCGGCTTCGACCTGTGGGGCCGGAGTCTGCGGGACTTCGCGGGCGACCCGCTGGTGGTACTGACCGTGGCCGGTCTCTTCATCGTGGGCGGCATCGGCTTCTCGGTGCTGGCCGAGCTCTTCTCGTGGCCCGCTCAGAGGCGCTTGAGCCTGCACACCCGGGTGGTGCTCGGGACCGCCGGCGTGCTGGTGGCGGGCAGCCTGCTCGTCGTGCTGGCCGCCGAGTGGACCAATCCGGGTACCCTGGGGCCCATGCCCTGGCCACAGAAGCTCTTGGCGGCGCTGTTCACCGCCACGACGCCTCGCACGGCGGGCTTCGAGGTGGTGCCCACGGCCATGCTGCGGCCGGTGACGCTGTTCGTCATGCTCTTCCTCATGCTGGTGGGGGTCTCGCCGGGCTCCACCGGGGGCGGCATCAAGACGACGACCGCCGCTGTCATCCTGGTCGGCATCCGCGCCGCGCTGGCGGGGCGAGAGGAGCTGGTGCTGATGGGACGCCGGCTGCCCAGGGGGACCTTCGCGCGGGCGGTGGCCCTGGCGGCCATGGCCATCCTCTGGATCGCCATGGTGGCCGGCGTGCTGATGACGGTGGAGCCGCTCGACGCCACGGCCATCCTGTTCGAGGTCGTCTCGGCCTTCGGCACGGTGGGCTTGAGCCTGGGCATCACGGCGGAGTTGTCGGATCTGTCGCTGCTCTTGCTGGCCATCACCATGGTGGTGGGCAAGGTGGGACCGGTCACCTTCGCGGTCGCGCTGGCCCGGCGGGCGGCGGCGAGAGCGGCGCACGTGCGCTACCCCGAGGAGCGGATCGGCCTCGGCTGA